One window of Triticum dicoccoides isolate Atlit2015 ecotype Zavitan chromosome 5A, WEW_v2.0, whole genome shotgun sequence genomic DNA carries:
- the LOC119301328 gene encoding ubiquitin domain-containing protein 1-like has product MKALSVPFFRRSSEAKAASPKALHSSTASPPRSRILMGCAGSTPKGAAAAGGEATKKVRKPKPWKHPQPITIAQLRQMRDEFWDTAPHYGGRKEIWDALRAASEADVALAQAIVESAGVIVSNADLTLCYDERGAKYELPKYVLSEPTNLVQDS; this is encoded by the exons ATGAAGGCGCTTTCTGTTCCTTTCTTCCGTAGAAGCTCGGAAGCCAAGGCTGCCTCCCCCAAAGCCCTCCACTCCTCCACGGCTTCACCACCGAGAAGCAGGATTCTCATGGGCTGCGCAGGATCCACCCCCAAGGGCGCTGCGGCCGCCGGAGGCG AAGCTACGAAGAAAGTCAGGAAGCCTAAGCCCTGGAAGCACCCCCAGCCGATCACAATTGCCCAGCTCAGGCAGATGCGTGATGAGTTTTGGGACACAGCTCCTCACTATGGTGGTCGGAAAG AAATTTGGGATGCCCTTCGTGCTGCGTCAGAGGCTGATGTAGCCCTTGCACAGGCAATTGTGGAAAGTGCGGGCGTAATTGTTTCAAATGCTGACCTGACTCTATGCTATGATGAAAGAG GTGCTAAATATGAACTGCCGAAGTATGTTTTGAGTGAGCCAACCAACCTGGTCCAAGACAGTTGA
- the LOC119301327 gene encoding sulfite exporter TauE/SafE family protein 3-like, giving the protein MGRRMRQAIAALGVACAAAFAVAVAAADRGLSLPSDRAVVAAPEEISLLNKIANFMWQTDRNSYQHVWPPMEFGWKMVLGSLIGFFGASFGSVGGVGGGGIFVPMLTLIIGFDPKSSTAISKCMITGAAISTVYYNLKLKHPTLDMPVIDYDLALLIQPMLMLGISIGVIFNVIFPDWLVTVLLIILFLGTSTKAFLKGVETWKKETIIKREAEKRLEQTSEEPEYAPLSTGPGAAADVKPHSDEAPSLMKNIYWKEFGLLTFVWLAFLAIQITKNYAPTCSTWYWVLNFLQIPVSVGVTMYEALGLMNGKRVLSSKGNEQTTLKFHQLCIYCFFGVTAGLVGGLLGLGGGFIMGPLFLELGIPPQVSSATATFAMMFSASMSVVEYYLLNRFPVPYAAYFVAVAFVAAIIGQHVVRRLISWLGRASLIIFILAFMIFISAISLGGVGISNMIHKMEQHEYMGFENLCKYDA; this is encoded by the exons ATGGGGAGGAGGATGCGGCAAGCCATTGCCGCGCTGGGCGTCGCGTGCGCGgccgccttcgccgtcgccgtcgccgccgctgaccGTGGGCTCTCGCTGCCCAGCGACCGCGCCGTGGTGGCGGCGCCGGAGGAGATCAGCCTCCTCAACAAGATTGCCAATTTCATGTGGCAGACCGACAGGAACTCGTACCAGCATGTTTGGCCG CCGATGGAATTCGGATGGAAAATGGTGCTGGGGTCGCTGATCGGATTCTTTGGCGCGTCATTTGGGAGCGTCGGGGGCGTTGGTGGCGGCGGGATCTTTGTGCCGATGTTGACATTGATCATCGGTTTCGATCCAAAGTCTTCAACTGCCATATCCAAGT GTATGATCACTGGTGCAGCTATCTCAACTGTGTACTACAATCTCAAGCTGAAACATCCGACTTTGGACATGCCGGTGATCGACTATGACCTAGCACTGCTCATCCAGCCTATGCTAATGCTCGGGATTAGCATCGGTGTTATTTTCAATGTTATATTCCCTGACTGGCTGGTCACAGTTCTCTTGATAATCCTTTTCCTAG GCACATCAACTAAAGCTTTCCTGAAGGGTGTTGAGACATGGAAAAAGGAGACAATAATCAAAAGG GAAGCTGAGAAACGATTGGAGCAAACCA GCGAGGAACCAGAGTATGCACCACTCTCTACAGGACCAGGTGCCGCAGCTGATGTCAAACCCCATTCAGATGAAGCG CCATCACTTATGAAGAACATTTACTGGAAGGAGTTTGGTCTTCTCACATTTGTGTGGCTAGCATTCCTTGCTATTCAGATAACAAAG AATTATGCTCCTACTTGCTCCACGTGGTACTGGGTCTTGAACTTTCTCCAG ATCCCGGTCTCTGTAGGAGTGACTATGTACGAAGCACTGGGTCTGATGAACGGGAAGAGGGTGCTATCATCAAAGGGAAATGAGCAAACTACCCTGAAATTTCATCAGCTCTGCATATACTGCTTCTTCGGTGTCACTGCAGGGCTCGTCGGCGGTCTGCTAGGTTTGGGAGGTGGTTTCATCATGGGACCACTGTTTTTGGAGCTCGGCATCCCTCCCCAG GTTTCAAGTGCTACCGCCACGTTTGCAATGATGTTCTCTGCTTCTATGTCTGTCGTGgaatactacctcttgaaccggtttcCAGTTCCTTATG CTGCTTACTTTGTTGCTGTGGCGTTCGTTGCTGCCATTATTGGGCAGCATGTAGTCAGGAGGTTGATCAGTTGGTTAGGGCGGGCATCACTCATCATCTTCATACTGGCTTTCATGATCTTCATCAGCGCAATTTCTCTTG GTGGGGTCGGTATCTCCAACATGATTCACAAGATGGAGCAACATGAGTACATGGGGTTTGAGAACCTCTGCAAATATGATGCATAG